The window CTATGTTTCTGTTTCAGGCAGAAGGCGAAGTTTTATTAAAGCTTTTTACAAAACCGGCTGAAGTTTTTCATCCATTGACCATCTTACCCATGCTGGGGCAGCTGATGCTGCTGATTACTGTATTTCAAGAAAAGCCCTCGAAAATACTTACTTGGTCTGGTATTATTGCCCTAAGTAGTTTATTGGCACTCATGTTGGTAATTGGTTTTATGGATATGAACCCAAGCATCATAGTGTCCGTTTTGCCCTTTTTTGTACTTGTTTTTTTTGTTGTTAAAGGCCTACGCAGTAAGGCATAGTCTTGTCTAGTTCAGTGCTTTGAATCACATCATTATGCGATTGTGTTTAGAAGCAGGAAAGTGCAATTTTGGGTCATCAAGTTGTGCTCATGGTAAAGATTTTTCGTGTAATGCTGTTTAGTCTGTCTGGCATCATCAATAGTGCTGCTGTTTTTTGTCAGACGAATACACAAACAAATTTTGTCTCTATTTTCAATGGCCGTAACCTAGATGGCTGGTATGGTGATACCACTTATTGGCGGGTAGAAGACAGTGCTTTAACGGGAGAGGTAAAACCGAATAATCTTCTTCAGCACAACTCATTTATTATTTGGCGTGGCGGTATGCCGGCAGACTTTGAGCTGAAAGGGCAATTCAGGATCAGTGCTGAAGGTAATTCAGGGATTAATTACAGGAGTGAGGAAGTGAAAGGCATACCCTATGCTTTAAGAGGTTATCAGGCAGATATTGACGGACAAAACTGGTACACAGGACAGAACTATGAAGAACGAAAACGTACCACATTGGCCTATATCGGTCAGAAGACCACCGTCAATACATGTATGGAGCAAACTTCTTTGGAAGCTATTAGTAAGCGTGTTCGTAACAATGCCTGGACTTGTGTAAATCAGACTGCGTCTTTAGGAAGTGCAGATAGTTTAACTGCTGGTTTATTGCCTAATCAGTGGCATGATTTCCACCTGATTGTACGCGGTAATCGTATGCAACACTATATCAATGGCCGACTAATGAGTGATGTAACTGATGATGATACGGTTAACCGAAGCGAAAAGGGATTAATTGGGGTACAAGTACATGTTGGTCCGGCCATGAAAGTGCAGTATAAGCACCTCCAATTAAAGCAATACAAATAAGCAGAACCGCAGTTAAATCAGAATCCAAATCTTTCATTAAATTACTGTTCAATCAAAACAACACATATGCAATTGTCCATCACTAGGATTACAAAAAAAGCAGGTATTGTCTGTGCATTCCTGCTTGCTATGCTCTCGGGTAATGAAACCAAAGCCCAAAAAGGCTATGAGTTTACCTCCTTCACTGTCATTGAGTCAATCATTCCAAGCGGACTTGGCCGCTCACGAATCATTCATGCTTTAGAGCCTCGAGATTACAAAGAGTTTACCTCTGTCAGGTCTGAAGATGATAACACAAGAAATAAATCTGATCGTGATGATATTCGGGTGAAGAATTTTGCGGAAACCAAAATCCTCAACTTTTTCAATATGGGCGGTATCCGTTTTCAGAACATCGCTGCAAATGATGCAGTTGTAAACAGCAAGGTAAATAGTATGATGGAAGATGGCTGGGACTTGATGACCATTGTTGCTGGCGTAGAAAGTGATGCTGGTGAAAAAGATGGTCAGGGTATTTTCATA is drawn from Chitinophagales bacterium and contains these coding sequences:
- a CDS encoding DUF1080 domain-containing protein; this encodes MVKIFRVMLFSLSGIINSAAVFCQTNTQTNFVSIFNGRNLDGWYGDTTYWRVEDSALTGEVKPNNLLQHNSFIIWRGGMPADFELKGQFRISAEGNSGINYRSEEVKGIPYALRGYQADIDGQNWYTGQNYEERKRTTLAYIGQKTTVNTCMEQTSLEAISKRVRNNAWTCVNQTASLGSADSLTAGLLPNQWHDFHLIVRGNRMQHYINGRLMSDVTDDDTVNRSEKGLIGVQVHVGPAMKVQYKHLQLKQYK